In Corticium candelabrum chromosome 1, ooCorCand1.1, whole genome shotgun sequence, the genomic stretch CCTTTTGGCGAATGGTGGCTACATCAACAGATATCTTGCCTAAACATAAACCAAGATATCTGATGGGCGTCGGTTATGCTGTCgatcttgttgtctgttgtgctCTTGGTTGTGAcatgtttgattgtgtgtatcCTACTAGAACGGCTAGGTTTGGAACCGCTCTTACCACAGCCGGTCATTCAACTATAAATCTCAAGAGTAAAGATTTTGCCAATGACTTCTTACCTATTGATCGAAATTGCTCGTGTTCAACATGTCAGTCTTCGACACGAGCTTATCTCCATGCATTGTTTATTAATCGTGAGGCAGTCGGATGTCATTATGTTACGGTACACAATGTGGCCTATCAACTGGAACTTATGAAAAGCATACGACAAAGtcttacggatgactgctttCCTGCATTTGTTCAAGATTTCATGTTGACTGCTTACCCAAACAAGGATTACCCACAGTGGGCAGTGGATGCTCTTGCAACAGTAAACATTAAACTACACTAGAGCAATTTACAATTTTCTATGGtttaaatttgaaattattttattttttgctATGCTTTGAGCTTCTCAATGTCTCAATAGCATATTGAGCAGCTCCAATTGCTGCATCAGAACTTGACCGGATGACAAGTGGAAAATCAAAGTGTCTTTTAACAGCTGCCTGTAAAATGGGATTTTTCACTAAAGCACTCCCAGTTCCAATAACTCGCAGTATTCCTGCATTCCTCAGTGTTTCATTACTTAGCATTCCTGCAATGTTTGCAATCAATCCATCACATAATGCTGTAAATGTTTCTCCCAGTGATGGTGAATGTGGTGAAATATTTGCAACTGAACCAAGTACACTAGGACAGTGTCGTTCACCATATAGTAGAGGAGAAATCTTCAGTGTTGATAGCATTTCTCCCCCTTCCAAAAGCCTCGAGTAAATCGTATCTACAGTAGGACACTCCAAACCAAGTTCTGACACCCAGTTCTgtagcaaagaaacaaatttcATCAAGACATTCCCACCATTCAGAGATGCTGCAACGACAAGACTTCGGTTCATCATAAATGGTTGATACTCTACAGTTTCAACACATCTAGTCGGTATAGGAAGTGCCAACTGGTATGACAGTTGAGCAGAGGTGCCTATATTTAGCACAGCATCAGTGACCGTTTCCATTGCAGCCTGTACTGAGCACTGCATGTCACCCAATGCCGCAAGCACGGGAACACCTGGAGAAATACCATACCATCTATTCACGGTCATCCCAGCAACAGAGCCAGGTGGAACAACTGCCGGTAACAAGTGAACAGGAAACTCACAGTCACGTAGACTACAAGCAAAACACTATATTACacaaaaagaaacactttttaTTACAATACTATAATTTTATTCATACATGTCTTCTTCCCATGTGCATTCTGCTTGGCTAAAATATCCCCAACTGTGGGCATTATGATATGACATGATTGGAACAGTCAGTTTGCAAAGAATGGAAACCAAGAAATCTTGTATTGTTGCTGAGCAATCATACTTTTTTGTAACATCACTCTGATGCTTCTGCATCCAGAATAGAGTCGAACATCCATAACCTTTTGCAATTCTTCTGCCAGATTGTGAGGGTGGTAGTGACCTTAAAAATTCTGTGTTGCATCTACCGTCTTCCCAAGTGATCAGATGGCTGACGTTGTCGTCAGTCAAGCAGTCTACCATTCTATCAAACGTTGTCAGCTTCTCTAGTAATAGATCTATGCAGTTTCTCTTCCATAGCATACAACCATGCATCTGACCGCATACACCAATAGCTTTAACATGGCTTACTGTATCTCTCGGTAACCTTTTGATCGCTCTATCTATTGCCCTAAAAATGAAAGAAACTGCCTGCTCTGCAGCCGCAGTATGCAGTGCACCTGATTTCGTGTAAGCTTTCGTTTCTTCTGATTGAGAAGCGATTATTGCACCACTCTCATAATTAACCAGCACTGTCTTTACAGAAGTTGTACCGATGTCCACTCCGAGAACGACTGCCATCTCTAATTAATCTAGCGACGGGTGCCAGTACGTAGTAGTTCGTGGGATCATTACACtcatacccagtcctctcctcgcgcgcactccacgtgttttagcacgtgctttcTTCCCGTTACACTGTACTTCAATTTCTTGTTTGCACTACAGTTACTGAGTATCGTCTTTGAGAAGGTTTTGCTTTTAATGAAAGACTTCTATCCGAAGTACTTCAAGCTACCTAGACAGTATGTATACACACTTGGCTGCTGCAGTCTCTAGTTGTTGCTTGagacagtggcgtagccagacctaAATTTTTAGAGGagcaatattaatataaatatgtaaattaattaatattaataaattaacatttAACATTGGAGGTTGATATAAACTTGCACACGCCAACCGCTATTATTGAATTTTTCTAATATTCAAGTTTATGTACGCTACATACGTGCCTTTCAAGCAAATTGCTTCATACAATAGTCAATACGCCTGTGTTATTTTAATGTTAGCCTTCTCCCTTTGTCTACTGAAGCAAACCTATCTATTGTCATACCAAAAGTTAACCAGTTACAAGACAAGTCTTTCtcaattgacaaaattgccagGTTGTTCATTCTGCTGTCGCTCATTGTCAACCGTAGGTAAGTTTTAGTCCTCTCAAGTTTGAGAACGATCGCTCACAGGTAGCCGTACTTACACCTAGTGTAAGAGCTATTGTCAACAGCTTGACAATAATGGCAAACCCCTTCTTGTTGCGATTCAAATAAAAAAGAACATCAGAAATGGCTGTTAGCTGCTTGCCTGAGAGGATATGcatagcttgtttgcattgctCTTCCATCAGTGCTGTTTCGTTGACACCATACCTAGTAGCAAGTGGCATAAGCTTCTCTGAACTAAGAAAGTTTTTCCCAGAATGCGGAGAACAAGCTTGGATAGAATTCATGATTTCTCTATTTTCTTCTGAAAATCGTCGTTGTAACTCGCCTACCCATGAATCAATAACAGGATTGTAGACATGTGCTCGATAATAATGTTTAGTAGTGGCTTCTTCATTTCTTCAGTTGAATCGTCTCCGGCTACATCTCTTCTTCCTGTTGTATCCAACACTACCATATCGGTAAGTAGTCGTTGAGAGTTTCGTTTCTTACCCTTGCGACGTACATCTACAACAGCAATCCCCAAACGCTCAGCCAAATCAACAGAAGCCTTCCAAGTTCTCTCCCACTCTTTGTCACTTCTGCTGCTACGAATAGATGACAGGACAGAGTCAACAAGTTCCGCTGCAGCTGCTAGATCAAGTGAGTCATCTTGCAATTGATCTGACAGTCCTTTGGTTATTGAAAGTCCCTTGACGAGTAAAACCAATATGAATATAAACCTGAAGGTCCTGACATGTGTCAAGAGACCTCCTGCTTTGACTCTTCGCTTACTGTCTCTGTCGTTCTCAGTAAGATCCTCTAAAGTAGCAACTATTTCTTTGAGTGATTGCAGAACTCCAGATACAGCATCAAAGTGGCATGCACATCAAGTATTGCTGAGACTCTTGATACACAATGGTTTCTTTATACCTGCCACCCTCTGGACTTCCTCAAACACAGGCAGAACAGCAGAAGATGACAAAAACAGGTAGAGCATTTGATAAACAGAGAAGAATTCGCTGACGAATTCCACGTTCTTCGAGCAGTCCACAAGAACTAGGTTTAACCTATGTGCGAAGCAATGCATGTAAATGGCTTGAGGACATAACTTCCGAATCTGTGCTTGAACCCCTGACAATTGACCACTCATTACAGAAGCTCCATCAtaagattgacagacagacacacattgaGAGAGGTAAATTGTGCTGTGACAAAGTGTTGGTTATCAATGTCGAAAGTCCTTCTGCTGTAATGTCACGAGCAGTGACGTATGTCAAGAAACTTTCATACACTGCAGAGGCCTTGACATATCTCACAACAATTGAAACCTGCTCCTTCTTGCTAATATCTCGTGTTTCATCTCCCATCAAAGTAAAGTGTCCACTGTTTCTCACTTCTTCACAGATCTTGTTTCGCACGAGTGATCCCATTACCGATAACAACTCATTCTGAATTTCAGGTGAGCGATAATGTGCATTCTTGGGTAATTTTCCAATCTTCTGTTGCAGATGTGTGTCATGATCTGACAAAAGACCCAGTATTGCTAAAAATTTCCTGGATTTTTTGAATCTTCAGTTTCGTCATGATCTCTCAAGGCTATCCCTTGTTTTGCACAAAGGAGGAGTATGTCAATGACAGTTTTCAAAAGATATCTATTGTATTCTATTTCCTTTTCTGACACCTGAAGCGTTGACTGAGACACAATATCTTGTATTGTGTAACCCTTTTGTGCAGATTGATGATACTCTACCCATGCAACAAACGATGATCTGTGAGCAGATGAAAGTTTGTGTTTTAACAGAGAGTTGGACTTCTCTTTGTGACCACATGTCTTCTTCCAATTAGAAACTCCTGTCACAGTAAACGCTTTGTCAGTGGTCGAGCTTGGAGCAAAGTgacaacaacagtaacagTAGCAGGCATCATTCATCACTGAATACCCCAACCATTTGTATTCGATATACAACTCCCTTTTGAAATGACGCTCTCGTTTGCCAAAACTTCGTGATGGAAAACTTATTATAGGTTGTCGGGGTTCTTCATGAGGTCCCGAGGATAGATCTGTGtaaacaaatcaatcaatagcTCAAATCTAGTCTCAAATATTTTGAATGTAAGATTACACATTGGACTGCATACTTCAGTACACTTATCATTCTCCGCTTGATTTGCCGTCTCGGCCACACTGCTACTACTTGCCGCCTCGGAATCCCCATTGGTCAAGTCAGACGTTGTCACGGGGATTTGtgcacccggtgatttgtgtaccctcgcgctttgctcgcgattccagaccgtcgactcgatgctccagacctcatgtcgggtacacatatcaccggccatgatgcaaagctgctggtgatttcggaccccggtgatttgtgtacccttgtgctttcctcgccgtcccagactgctttcaagCTACAGGACTCGCGATCGTAATGCAAACTAAAGTACTCTCTGTTCCCGATCATCTATTGTACATCTGCATTTAGCTAGAGAACG encodes the following:
- the LOC134180229 gene encoding sedoheptulokinase-like; amino-acid sequence: MAVVLGVDIGTTSVKTVLVNYESGAIIASQSEETKAYTKSGALHTAAAEQAVSFIFRAIDRAIKRLPRDTVSHVKAIGVCGQMHGCMLWKRNCIDLLLEKLTTFDRMVDCLTDDNVSHLITWEDGRCNTEFLRSLPPSQSGRRIAKGYGCSTLFWMQKHQSDVTKKYDCSATIQDFLVSILCKLTVPIMSYHNAHSWGYFSQAECTWEEDILRDCEFPVHLLPAVVPPGSVAGMTVNRWYGISPGVPVLAALGDMQCSVQAAMETVTDAVLNIGTSAQLSYQLALPIPTRCVETVEYQPFMMNRSLVVAASLNGGNVLMKFVSLLQNWVSELGLECPTVDTIYSRLLEGGEMLSTLKISPLLYGERHCPSVLGSVANISPHSPSLGETFTALCDGLIANIAGMLSNETLRNAGILRVIGTGSALVKNPILQAAVKRHFDFPLVIRSSSDAAIGAAQYAIETLRSSKHSKK
- the LOC134176628 gene encoding zinc finger MYM-type protein 1-like, with the translated sequence MGSLVRNKICEEVRNSGHFTLMGDETRDISKKEQVSIVVRYVKASAVYERVQAQIRKLCPQAIYMHCFAHRLNLVLVDCSKNVEFVSEFFSVYQMLYLFLSSSAVLPVFEEVQRVAVLQSLKEIVATLEDLTENDRDSKRRVKAGGLLTHVRTFRFIFILVLLVKGLSITKGLSDQLQDDSLDLAAAAELVDSVLSSIRSSRSDKEWERTWKASVDLAERLGIAVVDVRRKGKKRNSQRLLTDMVVLDTTGRRDVAGDDSTEEMKKPLLNIIIEHMSTILLLIHG